A genomic segment from Psychrilyobacter piezotolerans encodes:
- a CDS encoding efflux RND transporter periplasmic adaptor subunit → MNKIMKQMAILLVGLSLVACGKKEEIVKGKEEINYKNVKVVDADLSHINKVSVSSGSLDSINEMEEITKTRVDVIKINYKNGDKVRVGDVVLVLENQDVKSAYLDSKARVISAKADYETQKTTYNKYEILYNEKLISEEEFLNIKNKLASSEGTYRSAVAALLKNEKDYNDLTVKAKINGTIADLDLKLYQKIEKEQPLFKVVDNDSLRILSGVSSQDVIGLKTEATANIYVEDSLEPVQGSLYEINPIANSSTRKFEVKIKIENEDSKYKQGMFAKVELYTGKKEGILVPKKAVIVEELYSYIFVVDKENIESENYIVKETNERLVARKIRVNVGISNGENCEVISSDLKESNKVVVAGQYSLNDGDYIKEEN, encoded by the coding sequence ATGAATAAAATAATGAAGCAGATGGCGATATTACTTGTAGGATTGAGTTTGGTAGCCTGCGGAAAAAAAGAGGAAATTGTTAAGGGGAAGGAAGAGATAAATTATAAAAATGTAAAGGTGGTAGATGCTGATTTAAGCCATATAAATAAAGTGTCGGTATCATCTGGGTCTTTAGATTCCATAAATGAGATGGAAGAGATCACTAAAACCAGGGTAGATGTAATAAAAATAAATTATAAAAACGGAGATAAGGTAAGGGTAGGAGATGTAGTATTGGTCCTTGAAAATCAAGATGTGAAATCTGCGTATTTAGATTCTAAAGCGAGAGTGATCTCAGCAAAGGCAGACTATGAAACGCAGAAAACTACCTACAATAAATATGAAATTCTTTACAATGAAAAATTAATTTCAGAAGAGGAGTTCTTAAATATTAAGAATAAATTAGCTTCCAGTGAAGGAACATACAGGTCTGCTGTGGCAGCACTTTTAAAAAATGAAAAAGATTATAATGATCTTACTGTAAAAGCAAAAATAAATGGAACAATAGCGGACTTAGACTTAAAATTATATCAAAAAATAGAAAAGGAGCAGCCGCTGTTTAAGGTAGTAGACAATGACAGTTTAAGAATTTTAAGCGGGGTATCCTCCCAGGATGTAATCGGACTAAAGACAGAGGCAACAGCTAATATCTATGTGGAAGATTCTTTGGAACCTGTGCAGGGGTCGCTGTATGAGATCAATCCAATAGCCAATTCCTCTACTCGAAAATTTGAAGTGAAAATAAAGATAGAGAACGAAGATTCTAAGTATAAGCAGGGGATGTTTGCAAAGGTAGAACTATATACGGGAAAAAAAGAAGGAATACTGGTTCCTAAAAAAGCTGTGATTGTTGAGGAATTGTATTCATATATATTTGTGGTAGATAAAGAAAATATAGAGTCAGAAAACTATATAGTGAAAGAGACAAATGAGAGGTTGGTAGCCAGAAAGATAAGGGTAAACGTAGGGATCTCCAACGGGGAAAATTGCGAGGTAATAAGCTCGGATTTGAAAGAGTCAAATAAAGTAGTAGTGGCAGGGCAGTATTCTCTGAATGATGGAGATTATATAAAGGAAGAGAATTAG
- a CDS encoding efflux RND transporter permease subunit: MAISSIAIKRPVSVIMLMITMVGMGLLGLKNMPVDLMPNMNVPVVMIQTTWIGATPEDMDSLVTRKIEEVMPNIEGIKEMNSTSSENSSFVVLEFDYGTDTDKKVTDVQTELNNIRNDLPSDINTPIVKKIQPGGETVIAVTVSAEDLISAKSLAENRIKPRFQQILGVGNVGVYGGYEKEVKVEVDPNKIESYGMNIDDLYNIIGKSSSNIPAGTVEEGGKRYLIKVMTELKTIEEVQNIVISNEDGEVLYLKDVANVKLGNKDVESYNRMNGTPSISISVEKSTDGNSVSISDGVKEAIESLSQTLPSDVKLSVSYDTSIDISNSINNVKNSAIAGLILASIVLFIFLKDLRATIIIAMAIPLSIIGAFFFLNSIGVGLNIISLMGLSLGVGMLVDNGVVVLDNIYRHMTELKKPKFESARDGASEMLVPIIASTATTVAVFLPIVMTEGLAKEVFWGMSWAVTFSLLASLLVAMTFVPMISNKILKERVVEVQDGRFLILIKKKYVKLLSLTLRNKFKTLLIVIIMFFAIVIPGIQIVGGGFIPATDDNVYVVTGETPPGVTLDKVDSITRRVEKILEADKYTKNIETSVENDGFSINVKLDLRKDRDRSVFEITDIIREKLKGIPDVDLNVADGYAKGPDSGGRDISLDLTSDNARQLDSFANLVFEEMKNMPEIGDFKSSLTGGSPEARIVIDREKARYYGIRPADINKVIFYQVLGSNPIDLKTDLEEIEVNVMLPDEYRKSLSKLMTSKLKLDSGDIIQVSDVAHIQIAEGPAEKEKLNRVRKVTLSANLRGGNNSKTVEKLITEKIEKLGVPNTTSYRFGGDNQRTSEMMVQLKNSMFIAIFLIFVILASQFESLVLPFIIMGSVPLSIMGVYAGLIITGKEFNVMVMVGIIMLAGIVVNNALVLIDYIKLLIARGSNRRQAVLEAGRTRLRPILMTTLTTMLGMLPLALGIGQGSEMYQSMAIAVIFGLMISTLLTLVVIPVLYELVENGVDRVKAKFKK, translated from the coding sequence ATGGCTATATCATCAATTGCAATAAAAAGACCTGTTTCGGTTATCATGCTCATGATAACCATGGTGGGAATGGGTTTATTAGGGTTAAAAAATATGCCGGTAGATCTTATGCCAAATATGAACGTTCCTGTAGTAATGATTCAGACTACCTGGATAGGAGCTACCCCGGAGGATATGGATAGTCTGGTTACCAGAAAAATAGAGGAAGTTATGCCCAATATTGAAGGGATAAAAGAGATGAACTCAACCTCATCGGAAAATTCATCCTTCGTTGTATTAGAATTTGATTATGGAACAGATACAGATAAGAAAGTAACCGACGTACAGACAGAATTAAACAACATTAGGAATGATCTGCCATCGGATATAAATACCCCCATAGTAAAAAAAATTCAACCAGGGGGAGAAACGGTAATTGCCGTTACAGTCTCGGCTGAAGATTTGATTTCAGCTAAAAGTTTGGCAGAAAATAGAATTAAACCCAGGTTTCAACAGATCTTAGGAGTTGGAAATGTAGGGGTTTATGGTGGATATGAAAAAGAAGTAAAGGTAGAGGTCGATCCAAATAAGATAGAGTCTTATGGAATGAATATCGATGATCTCTATAATATCATTGGAAAATCCAGTTCGAATATTCCTGCCGGAACTGTAGAAGAAGGCGGAAAGAGATATCTTATTAAGGTAATGACAGAATTAAAAACTATAGAAGAGGTACAGAATATAGTGATCAGTAATGAAGATGGTGAGGTGCTATATCTGAAAGATGTAGCAAATGTAAAGTTGGGAAATAAAGATGTGGAGAGTTACAACAGGATGAATGGCACTCCTTCGATTTCCATATCGGTGGAGAAGTCTACCGATGGAAACTCTGTATCGATTTCAGATGGAGTAAAAGAAGCCATTGAATCACTGTCACAGACGTTACCGTCAGATGTAAAATTAAGTGTATCCTATGATACATCCATAGATATATCCAACTCTATAAACAATGTAAAAAATAGTGCCATAGCAGGGCTGATCCTTGCTTCAATAGTATTGTTTATATTTTTAAAAGATCTCAGAGCTACGATTATCATAGCCATGGCAATACCGCTATCCATTATAGGAGCATTTTTCTTTCTAAATAGTATAGGGGTAGGATTGAATATAATATCTCTCATGGGATTATCCCTAGGAGTGGGGATGCTGGTAGATAATGGGGTAGTAGTTCTGGATAATATCTACAGGCATATGACAGAATTGAAAAAACCTAAATTTGAATCTGCCAGAGATGGAGCTTCGGAGATGTTAGTGCCGATCATAGCTTCTACAGCTACTACAGTTGCGGTATTTTTACCCATAGTAATGACAGAAGGACTGGCTAAAGAAGTATTTTGGGGGATGTCGTGGGCTGTAACCTTTTCATTACTGGCTTCATTATTAGTTGCCATGACCTTTGTACCCATGATATCCAATAAGATATTGAAGGAAAGGGTAGTGGAAGTCCAGGATGGAAGATTTCTTATTTTAATAAAAAAGAAATATGTAAAATTATTGTCATTGACATTAAGGAATAAGTTTAAAACCTTATTGATAGTAATAATAATGTTCTTTGCCATAGTAATACCGGGAATTCAGATAGTTGGAGGAGGATTTATCCCTGCAACAGATGACAATGTATACGTAGTGACGGGGGAAACGCCGCCAGGAGTTACACTGGATAAAGTTGATTCTATTACCAGAAGGGTAGAAAAAATATTAGAGGCCGATAAATATACAAAAAATATAGAAACATCGGTAGAGAATGATGGATTTTCTATCAATGTAAAGTTAGACCTGAGAAAAGACAGGGATAGATCGGTATTTGAAATAACGGATATCATAAGGGAAAAATTAAAAGGAATTCCTGATGTAGATTTAAATGTAGCCGACGGATATGCTAAGGGCCCAGACAGCGGCGGGAGAGACATAAGTCTAGATCTTACATCGGATAATGCAAGACAATTGGATAGTTTTGCTAATCTGGTCTTTGAAGAGATGAAAAATATGCCGGAAATAGGGGACTTTAAGAGTAGTTTGACCGGAGGAAGTCCTGAGGCCAGGATAGTAATAGACAGGGAAAAGGCAAGATATTATGGTATAAGACCAGCAGATATCAATAAGGTGATCTTCTATCAAGTATTAGGATCTAATCCTATAGATCTGAAAACAGATTTAGAAGAGATCGAGGTAAATGTAATGCTGCCTGATGAATATAGAAAATCATTGTCTAAGTTGATGACAAGTAAATTAAAATTAGATTCAGGGGATATTATTCAAGTTTCAGATGTTGCCCATATACAGATAGCAGAAGGACCAGCAGAAAAGGAGAAATTAAACAGAGTCAGAAAGGTAACCCTCAGTGCAAATTTAAGAGGCGGGAATAACAGTAAAACAGTGGAAAAATTGATTACGGAGAAGATTGAGAAATTAGGTGTTCCTAACACTACAAGTTATAGATTTGGTGGAGATAACCAAAGAACCAGTGAGATGATGGTACAGCTGAAAAATTCTATGTTTATTGCGATATTCTTAATCTTTGTAATATTAGCTTCTCAATTTGAATCATTGGTATTACCATTTATAATCATGGGATCTGTACCACTATCCATAATGGGGGTATATGCAGGTCTGATAATTACAGGTAAGGAATTTAATGTAATGGTAATGGTAGGAATTATCATGTTAGCTGGTATAGTAGTTAATAATGCCTTGGTACTTATAGATTATATAAAGTTATTGATTGCAAGGGGAAGTAACAGAAGGCAGGCTGTGTTAGAAGCAGGTAGAACAAGGCTGAGACCGATTCTTATGACAACTCTAACAACTATGTTAGGGATGTTACCGTTAGCCTTAGGGATAGGGCAGGGGTCTGAGATGTATCAGAGTATGGCTATAGCTGTAATATTTGGATTGATGATTTCCACCTTGTTAACCCTGGTGGTAATACCGGTGCTCTATGAATTGGTAGAAAACGGAGTGGACAGGGTAAAGGCTAAATTTAAAAAATAA
- a CDS encoding PG0541 family transporter-associated protein — MELKGEYKELRLLFDGSLEELILEELKNSDVIKYAIIPKLKVSWQKGIKHLNTHVWPGEDEILLVIAEKERCYELVEKFSNLKESLEYNITFDISVRALEYINI, encoded by the coding sequence ATGGAATTAAAGGGAGAATATAAAGAACTCAGATTATTGTTTGACGGATCTTTAGAAGAGTTAATATTGGAGGAGTTAAAAAATAGTGATGTTATAAAATATGCTATTATCCCAAAGTTAAAGGTATCGTGGCAAAAAGGAATAAAACATCTCAATACCCATGTCTGGCCTGGAGAGGATGAAATCTTACTGGTTATAGCAGAAAAGGAAAGGTGCTACGAACTGGTGGAAAAATTTTCCAATTTAAAAGAGAGTTTAGAGTATAATATAACTTTTGACATATCGGTAAGAGCACTGGAATATATTAATATTTAG
- a CDS encoding sigma-54 dependent transcriptional regulator: protein MKKSILAISERKEILKQVRKELLGEYEVITFNNFLDGLDMLRESDFDIILLDQNMTWFTFTEVRRKLNGIGKDFVVVGLIEEETDEVLKDLRGADIYNYLLKPLCIKEFNKLIFPALQSLSILKEKRKLEKKLSDTEEIKEIVGQSTKIKEIKNLIDKIAESDLTVLISGENGVGKELIAAEIYKKSDRRKKNFMVISCASMSSDIIESELFGYERDVFPGSGSGKVGILEEADGGTVFLDEITGLDIKAQAKLLRVIEYGEFRRVGGNKTKRVDIRFIVSTNKNLKTEVESGKFRSDLYHRLTAFPIEMAPLRERKDDIPLLANYFLNKIVVDIHREMPIISSDAMKYLMEYSYPGNIRELKNIIERMVILSTDRVIGVEDLPLEIKMKSDTLENKTIIGLGPLKEILEKELYNLADVEKVVIATALQKTRWNKQETAKLLGIGRTTLYEKIRRYKLDQKG, encoded by the coding sequence GTGAAAAAATCGATTTTAGCAATTTCTGAAAGAAAAGAAATTTTAAAGCAGGTAAGAAAAGAGTTGTTAGGTGAATATGAAGTAATTACTTTTAATAATTTTTTAGATGGGTTAGATATGTTGAGGGAAAGTGATTTTGACATTATTTTATTGGATCAAAATATGACATGGTTTACTTTTACAGAGGTAAGAAGAAAATTAAATGGTATAGGAAAAGATTTTGTAGTAGTGGGGTTAATAGAGGAAGAAACTGATGAAGTATTAAAAGACCTAAGAGGTGCTGACATATATAACTACCTATTAAAACCTTTGTGTATAAAAGAATTTAATAAGTTAATTTTCCCGGCTTTACAAAGTTTATCTATATTGAAGGAAAAGAGAAAGTTAGAAAAGAAGCTGTCTGATACAGAGGAAATTAAAGAAATTGTCGGGCAAAGTACTAAGATCAAAGAGATTAAAAACTTAATAGACAAGATAGCAGAAAGTGACCTGACTGTTCTTATTAGTGGAGAAAATGGTGTAGGAAAAGAATTGATAGCAGCAGAAATCTATAAAAAGTCCGATAGAAGAAAGAAAAACTTTATGGTAATCAGTTGTGCATCCATGTCTTCAGATATAATAGAATCGGAATTATTTGGATATGAAAGGGATGTTTTCCCTGGATCTGGATCTGGGAAGGTAGGAATCTTAGAGGAAGCTGACGGGGGAACTGTATTCTTAGATGAAATTACAGGTTTAGATATCAAGGCTCAGGCAAAATTACTTAGAGTAATAGAATATGGTGAATTTAGAAGGGTAGGAGGAAATAAAACTAAGAGAGTAGATATCAGGTTTATTGTTTCTACAAATAAAAACCTTAAAACAGAGGTTGAAAGCGGGAAGTTTAGAAGTGATCTATATCATAGATTAACAGCTTTTCCAATTGAAATGGCGCCGCTTAGAGAGAGAAAAGACGATATTCCACTACTGGCTAACTATTTTTTAAATAAGATAGTTGTAGATATCCATAGAGAGATGCCTATTATCTCAAGTGACGCAATGAAATACCTTATGGAATATTCATACCCTGGAAATATCAGAGAGTTAAAAAATATAATTGAAAGAATGGTTATACTATCAACTGATAGGGTAATCGGAGTAGAAGATCTGCCGTTAGAAATCAAGATGAAATCAGATACCCTTGAAAATAAAACGATAATTGGATTGGGACCACTAAAAGAAATTTTAGAGAAGGAACTCTATAATTTAGCTGATGTTGAAAAAGTAGTAATAGCTACAGCCTTACAAAAAACCAGATGGAATAAGCAGGAAACAGCAAAATTATTAGGGATAGGTAGAACTACATTATATGAAAAGATTAGAAGATATAAACTGGATCAAAAAGGATAG
- a CDS encoding peptidylprolyl isomerase — protein sequence MAIRSLRKKMRPVIWMITIGFFISMLTVIVSNISMGLKNKQYAFKVNGNKIAIPELERGINNISNQYGQYFTTPMDREEAKILAVDNILTNEILKEIGNDLKVKVSSSEVKVKIGAIEAQIPDKEQFKRMLSAQGYTKKTFEQSIEDSILVEKTRDKIVEKTKSSEEEKISQYEKGRYSEYLGKTYEVAKPLVEKNLKEVNGNKELIKLVEAGKKEAKLDDIRENYGKITPTVEFEEDGFEITNIDIIKGALYQSFYGVKDYNEAKVKSTASIKDEIKLAKIAMDRGAEKDETLPTMNQIMDLKLQLVDNIKENIVVNDAEIKKFFNENKEVYNIEASADANIINFVVNPTDLDMEEAKERTDKILKEVDAANFSEMAKKYSEGPSAPNGGDLGWFGKGQMIPEFETAAFKGEVGKVYPEVVKSKFGYHIIFVENKNEEKGQVKASHILIKVSSGEETFKKVMGTAKTVAEELKTNKLTFEDAGKKAYSKYKVVEYLDIKKDGYIKSLGYDDLLAKKIFESNLNEISVIKTEKGIYVFQKTKEIKFEEADFDKVRDRVVYDYKNQKLMEEMKKL from the coding sequence ATGGCGATTAGAAGTTTAAGAAAAAAGATGAGACCTGTAATTTGGATGATTACAATAGGATTTTTCATCTCGATGTTAACTGTAATAGTTAGTAATATCAGCATGGGATTAAAAAATAAACAATATGCTTTTAAAGTAAATGGAAATAAGATAGCAATTCCTGAGTTAGAGAGAGGGATCAATAATATCAGTAATCAATATGGTCAATACTTTACAACTCCTATGGACAGGGAAGAAGCTAAGATATTAGCGGTGGATAACATCTTAACCAATGAAATTTTGAAAGAAATTGGAAATGATCTTAAGGTTAAGGTAAGTAGTTCAGAAGTAAAGGTAAAAATTGGTGCTATAGAAGCACAAATTCCAGATAAAGAACAATTTAAAAGGATGTTAAGTGCACAAGGGTACACAAAAAAAACTTTTGAGCAATCTATTGAAGACTCTATCTTAGTGGAAAAAACCAGAGATAAAATAGTTGAGAAGACTAAAAGTTCAGAAGAAGAGAAAATATCTCAATATGAAAAAGGTAGATATAGTGAGTATTTAGGTAAAACTTATGAGGTGGCAAAACCTCTCGTTGAGAAAAATCTAAAGGAAGTAAATGGAAATAAAGAGTTGATTAAATTAGTAGAAGCGGGTAAAAAAGAGGCTAAACTAGACGATATCAGAGAAAACTACGGTAAAATCACACCTACTGTAGAATTTGAAGAAGATGGATTTGAGATAACAAATATAGATATCATAAAAGGTGCATTATACCAGTCTTTCTACGGTGTTAAAGACTATAATGAGGCAAAAGTTAAATCTACAGCCAGTATAAAAGATGAGATTAAATTGGCAAAAATTGCAATGGATAGAGGGGCTGAAAAAGATGAAACTCTGCCGACTATGAACCAGATAATGGATCTTAAATTACAGCTTGTAGATAACATCAAAGAAAATATTGTAGTGAATGATGCAGAGATCAAAAAGTTTTTTAATGAAAATAAGGAAGTTTACAATATAGAGGCCAGTGCTGACGCCAATATAATTAATTTTGTTGTAAATCCAACGGACCTGGATATGGAAGAAGCGAAAGAGAGAACCGACAAAATTTTGAAAGAAGTAGATGCAGCTAATTTTTCTGAGATGGCTAAAAAATACTCAGAGGGACCAAGTGCACCAAATGGCGGAGATTTAGGATGGTTTGGAAAGGGTCAGATGATTCCTGAATTTGAAACAGCAGCTTTTAAAGGTGAAGTGGGGAAGGTGTATCCAGAAGTTGTTAAATCTAAATTTGGGTATCACATTATTTTTGTAGAAAATAAAAATGAGGAAAAAGGGCAGGTTAAAGCATCTCATATCTTGATAAAGGTAAGCTCAGGGGAAGAAACTTTTAAAAAAGTCATGGGAACTGCTAAAACAGTAGCTGAAGAGTTGAAAACCAATAAATTAACCTTTGAAGATGCCGGTAAAAAAGCATATTCAAAGTATAAAGTTGTAGAATATTTAGATATAAAGAAAGACGGATATATTAAATCTTTAGGATACGATGATCTATTGGCTAAAAAAATCTTTGAATCTAACCTAAATGAAATAAGTGTAATAAAGACTGAAAAGGGAATCTATGTATTCCAAAAGACAAAGGAAATAAAATTTGAAGAAGCTGACTTTGATAAAGTCAGAGACAGAGTAGTCTATGATTATAAAAATCAAAAGTTAATGGAAGAGATGAAAAAATTATAG
- the eno gene encoding phosphopyruvate hydratase: protein MTRIVEILGREILDSRGNPTVEVDVILECGSMGRAAVPSGASTGEREAVELRDGDKSRYLGQGVLKAVENVNTEIQEAVLGMDATDQVAIDRKMIALDGTKTKSRLGANAILGVSLATAKAAANALGQPLYKYLGGANAKDLPLPMMNILNGGSHADSAVDVQEFMVQPVGAASFREGLRMGTEVFHHLGKILKANGDSTNVGNEGGYAPSKIEGTEGALDIIIEAIKAAGYEPGKDITLALDAAASEFCDGGEDGNKTYHFKREGGVKRTTSEMIEWYAQLVEKYPITSIEDGLDENDWAGFASMREKMGDKVQIVGDDLLVTNTEYLAKGIELKSANSILIKLNQIGTLTETLEAIEMAKKAGWTAVVSHRSGETSDDTIADVAVATNAGQIKTGSASRSDRMAKYNQLLRIEEQLGESAVYQGMGVFYNLNK, encoded by the coding sequence ATGACTAGAATAGTAGAAATCTTAGGAAGAGAAATATTAGACTCAAGAGGAAACCCAACGGTAGAGGTTGACGTAATCTTAGAATGTGGATCAATGGGAAGAGCAGCAGTGCCTTCAGGAGCATCAACAGGAGAGAGAGAAGCGGTTGAATTAAGAGATGGAGATAAATCTAGATACTTAGGACAAGGTGTATTAAAAGCAGTAGAAAATGTAAACACTGAAATCCAAGAAGCTGTTTTAGGAATGGACGCAACTGATCAAGTAGCGATCGACAGAAAGATGATTGCTTTAGACGGAACTAAAACTAAATCAAGATTAGGAGCAAACGCAATATTAGGTGTATCTTTAGCAACTGCAAAAGCTGCAGCAAATGCTTTAGGACAACCTTTATACAAGTACTTAGGTGGAGCAAATGCAAAAGATTTACCATTACCAATGATGAACATCTTAAATGGTGGATCACATGCTGACTCAGCTGTAGATGTACAAGAATTCATGGTACAACCAGTAGGAGCTGCATCATTTAGAGAAGGATTAAGAATGGGAACAGAAGTATTCCATCACTTAGGGAAAATATTAAAAGCTAACGGAGATTCTACAAACGTAGGTAACGAAGGTGGATATGCACCATCTAAAATAGAAGGAACTGAAGGAGCTTTAGATATCATCATTGAAGCTATCAAAGCTGCTGGATATGAGCCAGGAAAAGACATCACTTTAGCTTTAGATGCTGCTGCATCTGAATTCTGTGATGGTGGAGAAGATGGAAACAAAACTTACCACTTCAAAAGAGAAGGTGGAGTTAAGAGAACAACTTCTGAAATGATCGAATGGTATGCACAATTAGTAGAAAAGTATCCTATCACATCTATCGAAGATGGATTAGATGAAAATGACTGGGCTGGATTTGCATCTATGAGAGAAAAGATGGGAGATAAAGTTCAAATAGTAGGAGACGATTTATTAGTAACTAATACAGAGTACTTAGCAAAAGGAATCGAATTAAAATCTGCTAACTCAATCTTAATTAAATTAAACCAAATTGGTACTTTAACTGAAACTTTAGAAGCTATCGAGATGGCTAAAAAAGCAGGATGGACTGCGGTAGTATCTCATAGATCAGGAGAGACTTCTGACGATACAATAGCTGACGTTGCAGTAGCAACTAATGCTGGTCAAATCAAAACTGGTTCTGCATCAAGATCAGATAGAATGGCTAAATACAATCAATTATTAAGAATTGAAGAGCAATTAGGAGAATCTGCTGTATACCAAGGTATGGGAGTATTCTACAACTTAAATAAATAA
- a CDS encoding prepilin peptidase, whose translation MQWLVLLLGFIIGSFLNVCIYRIPRGESVAFPPSHCPSCGHTIRWYENIPVFSYLFILRGRCSGCKERISIQYPLVEFITGILFYLFFLRFGLGIMGIKYLIFICLLIVGIWVDFTHYYIPDRVSLSIFIIGIVTSFFTIGFERSVLGAGIFALFYIVLYGFGESFGHEIMGFGDVKLAMGIGAMIGYFSLYQVFIFLNIAFITGAIIGVGLILLKRKTRKDIMPFGPYIAIAGLVVGYLS comes from the coding sequence ATGCAGTGGTTAGTTTTATTATTGGGATTTATTATAGGAAGTTTTTTAAATGTTTGTATTTACAGGATACCTAGGGGGGAAAGTGTGGCATTCCCCCCTTCTCATTGTCCGTCGTGCGGACATACTATCAGGTGGTATGAAAATATACCGGTATTCTCCTATCTCTTTATTTTGAGGGGGAGATGCAGTGGCTGTAAGGAGAGGATATCTATACAGTATCCCCTTGTAGAATTTATAACAGGGATCTTATTCTACCTGTTTTTCTTAAGGTTTGGATTAGGGATCATGGGAATAAAGTATTTGATATTCATATGTCTCCTAATTGTTGGTATATGGGTGGACTTTACCCACTATTATATCCCGGACAGGGTCAGCTTATCTATATTTATAATAGGAATTGTGACTTCTTTTTTTACCATTGGTTTTGAAAGAAGTGTATTAGGGGCAGGAATTTTTGCACTATTCTACATAGTTTTATATGGTTTTGGAGAAAGTTTTGGTCATGAGATAATGGGGTTTGGAGATGTGAAATTAGCCATGGGTATAGGAGCAATGATTGGATACTTCAGCCTATATCAGGTTTTTATATTCTTAAATATTGCATTTATCACAGGAGCGATAATTGGTGTAGGACTGATTCTTTTAAAGAGAAAAACAAGAAAGGACATAATGCCTTTTGGACCGTATATAGCAATAGCAGGATTAGTGGTGGGGTATTTGAGCTAG
- a CDS encoding type IV pilus modification PilV family protein, whose product MSVERTENRRNKKKTGYSLIEALVALGILLLGIVPVVTVATQAMLFHHRASETEEAARISQTMIDYIKSRGYDNLDPLGGTKYSLSSTSGGAFTVDGFGSSFGISQDLVLLNSKGINLNEASFYVVMDKDKNIAKLKKSDGSDDTYTDPVTGETPAGPKDMYREDLIYGKFIFGFGDTDTAKKTGREKEMETTFIITPIENWK is encoded by the coding sequence ATGAGTGTAGAAAGAACAGAAAATAGAAGGAATAAAAAAAAAACAGGATATAGTTTAATAGAAGCTTTGGTAGCTCTGGGAATATTACTTCTAGGAATAGTGCCGGTGGTTACTGTAGCAACACAGGCTATGCTGTTTCATCATAGAGCCTCTGAAACCGAGGAGGCAGCGAGAATCAGCCAGACCATGATAGATTATATAAAATCCAGGGGATATGATAATTTAGATCCATTGGGAGGAACAAAATATTCGTTAAGTTCTACCAGTGGAGGAGCTTTTACTGTAGATGGTTTTGGATCATCCTTTGGGATATCTCAAGATTTAGTTTTGTTGAATTCAAAAGGAATAAATCTTAATGAAGCTAGTTTTTATGTGGTTATGGATAAGGATAAAAATATAGCCAAGCTAAAAAAGAGTGATGGCAGTGATGATACTTATACCGACCCTGTCACAGGTGAGACACCAGCCGGTCCAAAGGATATGTATAGAGAAGATCTCATCTACGGAAAATTTATATTTGGATTTGGAGATACAGATACTGCTAAAAAAACCGGCAGGGAAAAAGAGATGGAGACCACATTTATAATAACCCCTATCGAAAATTGGAAGTGA
- a CDS encoding PulJ/GspJ family protein: MKKSGFSLIEIITVTAIMGIVMLIFSPMIDAFTGAQDRLYNQSKVDSRLNEVVEFIKRDVRNARSNPGGEPIEVFDNNTDNNLITDGSTGKKIIIHGVDFNGVSKDIEYYLDDTDLKLKVTTSSSIILSNVEEGEFKYKDKILLFYFKIDLPDRLEGKVRNEVRDVGVTRINLE, encoded by the coding sequence ATGAAAAAAAGTGGATTTAGTTTAATAGAAATAATAACAGTAACAGCTATAATGGGAATAGTTATGCTTATATTTTCTCCTATGATCGATGCCTTCACAGGTGCTCAAGACAGACTTTATAATCAGTCCAAGGTAGACAGCAGGTTGAATGAGGTAGTGGAGTTTATCAAAAGAGATGTAAGAAATGCAAGAAGTAACCCAGGCGGGGAACCGATAGAAGTATTTGATAATAATACTGATAATAACCTAATTACTGACGGCTCTACAGGAAAAAAAATAATTATCCACGGAGTAGATTTTAATGGAGTTTCTAAAGATATTGAATATTATTTAGATGATACGGATTTAAAATTAAAAGTAACGACTAGTAGTTCTATTATTTTAAGTAATGTAGAAGAAGGCGAGTTTAAATATAAAGATAAGATATTACTCTTTTATTTTAAGATAGATCTACCCGATAGATTGGAAGGAAAAGTAAGAAATGAGGTCAGAGATGTGGGAGTCACAAGGATAAATTTAGAATAA